A genome region from Meleagris gallopavo isolate NT-WF06-2002-E0010 breed Aviagen turkey brand Nicholas breeding stock chromosome 9, Turkey_5.1, whole genome shotgun sequence includes the following:
- the XIAP gene encoding E3 ubiquitin-protein ligase XIAP isoform X1: MPRAAEGCSGHLGERGCCVLAQTHSRQLRSCYKHRGSQVHQSFTLRHHNVIQLRNTAPFLELGTPSLDVHSWGKGPLCQKGYECFSLMIPTRNKLGNLKEAPYEEMTCNGPDSSEPGATPATDGNQEWTQEHDRLGTFVEFPPDCPVPASALARAGFVYTGEGDKVKCFSCHATVEGWQPGDSAVDRHKNLSPDCRFISESAFLENNVHPLVQSHRHRTENGSNSLALSTALEDLSDVEADYLLRTRQVVDMSDTLYPKNPAMCSEEARLKSFHNWPPYGLLTPKELASAGLYYTGVGDQVACFCCGGKLKNWEPGDRAWSEHKRHFPKCFFVLGRDVGNVSSESICAELGRSCLNNEQHPRNPSMVEYERRIQTFLTWIYPVNKEHLAEAGFYSTGNGDHVVCFHCGGGLQEWKENEDPWDQHAKWFPGCKFLREEKGLEFINNVHLRDGCRDSTMEAAEVTILPKDDLLQNQLVQNAIHMGFSLSEIRSIMEKKLHMSGESYTSVEDLVADLISAQKENVKGEPPKESPLEQDLSIEEKLRRLQEEKLCKICMAKDISVVLIPCGHLVACKECAEAVNKCPLCCTNIIKRQKIFMY, translated from the exons ATGCCACGAGCAGCAGAAGGCTGTAGTGGCCACCTGGGTGAGAgaggctgctgtgtgctggctcAAACTCATTCCAGACAGCTGAGGAGCTGCTATAAACACAGGGGAAGCCAGGTGCATCAAAGCTTTACTCTCAGGCACCACAATGTCATTCAGCTGAGGAACACAGCACCCTTTCTTGAACTTGGCACCCCGAGCTTGGATGTGCACTCCTGGGGAAAGGGCCCTCTGTGCCAAAAGGGCTATGAGTGCTTTTCATTAATGATTCCTACCCGTAACAAGTTAG GGAATCTGAAGGAAGCACCCTACGAAGAGATGACGTGTAATGGCCCAGATAGCTCCGAACCTGGTGCCACTCCAGCCACTGATGGCAACCAGGAGTGGACCCAGGAACACGACCGACTAGGAACCTTTGTGGAGTTTCCCCCTGATTGTCCAGTTCCAGCATCAGCACTTGCTCGAGCTGGCTTTGTTTATACTGGAGAAGGTGATAAAGTCAAGTGCTTCAGTTGCCACGCGACTGTTGAAGGATGGCAGCCTGGGGATTCTGCAGTTGACAGACACAAAAACCTTTCCCCAGATTGCAGATTTATTTCTGAGTCTGcttttttggaaaataatgtaCATCCTCTTGTGCAGAGCCACCGGCATAGAACTGAAAATGGCTCCAACAGTTTAGCCCTCTCAACTGCTCTGGAGGACTTGTCTGATGTGGAGGCAGATTACCTGTTGAGAACCAGGCAGGTTGTGGACATGTCTGATACTCTGTATCCTAAAAACCCCGCTATGTGCAGTGAAGAAGCCAGGCTGAAGTCCTTTCACAACTGGCCTCCCTATGGCCTATTGACTCCAAAGGAATTAGCTAGTGCAGGACTCTACTATACAGGTGTTGGTGATCAGGTCGCGTGTTTTTGTTGTGGTGGGAAACTGAAAAACTGGGAGCCTGGTGATCGAGCTTGGTCTGAGCACAAGAGGCATTTccccaaatgcttttttgtcCTGGGTCGGGACGTTGGAAATGTTTCAAGTGAATCTATTTGTGCTGAGCTTGGGAGAAGCTGTCTAAACAACGAGCAGCATCCAAGGAATCCATCCATGGTAGAATATGAAAGGAGGATACAAACATTTCTCACTTGGATATACCCTGTTAACAAGGAACATCTTGCTGAAGCAGGGTTCTACAGCACAG GTAATGGCGATCACGTTGTGTGCTTCCACTGCGGTGGAGGATTGCAAgagtggaaggaaaatgaagaccCGTGGGATCAACACGCCAAGTGGTTTCCTGG gTGCAAGTtcttgagagaggaaaagggacTAGAATTTATAAATAATGTTCACTTAAGAGATGGATGTAGGGATTCAACA atggAAGCTGCTGAAGTTACAATACTTCCTAAAG ATGACCTCTTACAGAATCAGTTGGTACAGAATGCCATTCACATGGGTTTCAGTTTGTCTGAGATTAGGAGCATTATGGAAAAGAAGTTGCACATGTCTGGAGAAAGCTATACATCTGTTGAGGATCTGGTAGCAGACTTAATAAgtgctcagaaagaaaatgtaaagggAGAACCACCAAAAGAAAGCCCACTTGAGCAAG atCTCAGTATTGAAGAGAAGTTAAGACGCTTACAAGAAGAAAAGCTCTGTAAAATCTGTATGGCTAAAGACATATCAGTAGTCCTCATTCCCTGTGGTCACCTGGTTGCTTGTAAGGAATGTGCTGAAGCAGTTAATAAATGTCCTCTGTGTTGTACAAATATtatcaaaagacagaaaattttTATGTATTAA
- the XIAP gene encoding E3 ubiquitin-protein ligase XIAP isoform X3, protein MTCNGPDSSEPGATPATDGNQEWTQEHDRLGTFVEFPPDCPVPASALARAGFVYTGEGDKVKCFSCHATVEGWQPGDSAVDRHKNLSPDCRFISESAFLENNVHPLVQSHRHRTENGSNSLALSTALEDLSDVEADYLLRTRQVVDMSDTLYPKNPAMCSEEARLKSFHNWPPYGLLTPKELASAGLYYTGVGDQVACFCCGGKLKNWEPGDRAWSEHKRHFPKCFFVLGRDVGNVSSESICAELGRSCLNNEQHPRNPSMVEYERRIQTFLTWIYPVNKEHLAEAGFYSTGNGDHVVCFHCGGGLQEWKENEDPWDQHAKWFPGCKFLREEKGLEFINNVHLRDGCRDSTMEAAEVTILPKDDLLQNQLVQNAIHMGFSLSEIRSIMEKKLHMSGESYTSVEDLVADLISAQKENVKGEPPKESPLEQDLSIEEKLRRLQEEKLCKICMAKDISVVLIPCGHLVACKECAEAVNKCPLCCTNIIKRQKIFMY, encoded by the exons ATGACGTGTAATGGCCCAGATAGCTCCGAACCTGGTGCCACTCCAGCCACTGATGGCAACCAGGAGTGGACCCAGGAACACGACCGACTAGGAACCTTTGTGGAGTTTCCCCCTGATTGTCCAGTTCCAGCATCAGCACTTGCTCGAGCTGGCTTTGTTTATACTGGAGAAGGTGATAAAGTCAAGTGCTTCAGTTGCCACGCGACTGTTGAAGGATGGCAGCCTGGGGATTCTGCAGTTGACAGACACAAAAACCTTTCCCCAGATTGCAGATTTATTTCTGAGTCTGcttttttggaaaataatgtaCATCCTCTTGTGCAGAGCCACCGGCATAGAACTGAAAATGGCTCCAACAGTTTAGCCCTCTCAACTGCTCTGGAGGACTTGTCTGATGTGGAGGCAGATTACCTGTTGAGAACCAGGCAGGTTGTGGACATGTCTGATACTCTGTATCCTAAAAACCCCGCTATGTGCAGTGAAGAAGCCAGGCTGAAGTCCTTTCACAACTGGCCTCCCTATGGCCTATTGACTCCAAAGGAATTAGCTAGTGCAGGACTCTACTATACAGGTGTTGGTGATCAGGTCGCGTGTTTTTGTTGTGGTGGGAAACTGAAAAACTGGGAGCCTGGTGATCGAGCTTGGTCTGAGCACAAGAGGCATTTccccaaatgcttttttgtcCTGGGTCGGGACGTTGGAAATGTTTCAAGTGAATCTATTTGTGCTGAGCTTGGGAGAAGCTGTCTAAACAACGAGCAGCATCCAAGGAATCCATCCATGGTAGAATATGAAAGGAGGATACAAACATTTCTCACTTGGATATACCCTGTTAACAAGGAACATCTTGCTGAAGCAGGGTTCTACAGCACAG GTAATGGCGATCACGTTGTGTGCTTCCACTGCGGTGGAGGATTGCAAgagtggaaggaaaatgaagaccCGTGGGATCAACACGCCAAGTGGTTTCCTGG gTGCAAGTtcttgagagaggaaaagggacTAGAATTTATAAATAATGTTCACTTAAGAGATGGATGTAGGGATTCAACA atggAAGCTGCTGAAGTTACAATACTTCCTAAAG ATGACCTCTTACAGAATCAGTTGGTACAGAATGCCATTCACATGGGTTTCAGTTTGTCTGAGATTAGGAGCATTATGGAAAAGAAGTTGCACATGTCTGGAGAAAGCTATACATCTGTTGAGGATCTGGTAGCAGACTTAATAAgtgctcagaaagaaaatgtaaagggAGAACCACCAAAAGAAAGCCCACTTGAGCAAG atCTCAGTATTGAAGAGAAGTTAAGACGCTTACAAGAAGAAAAGCTCTGTAAAATCTGTATGGCTAAAGACATATCAGTAGTCCTCATTCCCTGTGGTCACCTGGTTGCTTGTAAGGAATGTGCTGAAGCAGTTAATAAATGTCCTCTGTGTTGTACAAATATtatcaaaagacagaaaattttTATGTATTAA
- the XIAP gene encoding E3 ubiquitin-protein ligase XIAP isoform X2, whose amino-acid sequence MPRAAEGCSGHLGERGCCVLAQTHSRQLRSCYKHRGSQVHQSFTLRHHNVIQLRNTAPFLELGTPSLDVHSWGKGPLCQKGYECFSLMIPTRNKLGNLKEAPYEEMTCNGPDSSEPGATPATDGNQEWTQEHDRLGTFVEFPPDCPVPASALARAGFVYTGEGDKVKCFSCHATVEGWQPGDSAVDRHKNLSPDCRFISESAFLENNVHPLVQSHRHRTENGSNSLALSTALEDLSDVEADYLLRTRQVVDMSDTLYPKNPAMCSEEARLKSFHNWPPYGLLTPKELASAGLYYTGVGDQVACFCCGGKLKNWEPGDRAWSEHKRHFPKCFFVLGRDVGNVSSESICAELGRSCLNNEQHPRNPSMVEYERRIQTFLTWIYPVNKEHLAEAGFYSTGNGDHVVCFHCGGGLQEWKENEDPWDQHAKWFPGCKFLREEKGLEFINNVHLRDGCRDSTMEAAEVTILPKDLSIEEKLRRLQEEKLCKICMAKDISVVLIPCGHLVACKECAEAVNKCPLCCTNIIKRQKIFMY is encoded by the exons ATGCCACGAGCAGCAGAAGGCTGTAGTGGCCACCTGGGTGAGAgaggctgctgtgtgctggctcAAACTCATTCCAGACAGCTGAGGAGCTGCTATAAACACAGGGGAAGCCAGGTGCATCAAAGCTTTACTCTCAGGCACCACAATGTCATTCAGCTGAGGAACACAGCACCCTTTCTTGAACTTGGCACCCCGAGCTTGGATGTGCACTCCTGGGGAAAGGGCCCTCTGTGCCAAAAGGGCTATGAGTGCTTTTCATTAATGATTCCTACCCGTAACAAGTTAG GGAATCTGAAGGAAGCACCCTACGAAGAGATGACGTGTAATGGCCCAGATAGCTCCGAACCTGGTGCCACTCCAGCCACTGATGGCAACCAGGAGTGGACCCAGGAACACGACCGACTAGGAACCTTTGTGGAGTTTCCCCCTGATTGTCCAGTTCCAGCATCAGCACTTGCTCGAGCTGGCTTTGTTTATACTGGAGAAGGTGATAAAGTCAAGTGCTTCAGTTGCCACGCGACTGTTGAAGGATGGCAGCCTGGGGATTCTGCAGTTGACAGACACAAAAACCTTTCCCCAGATTGCAGATTTATTTCTGAGTCTGcttttttggaaaataatgtaCATCCTCTTGTGCAGAGCCACCGGCATAGAACTGAAAATGGCTCCAACAGTTTAGCCCTCTCAACTGCTCTGGAGGACTTGTCTGATGTGGAGGCAGATTACCTGTTGAGAACCAGGCAGGTTGTGGACATGTCTGATACTCTGTATCCTAAAAACCCCGCTATGTGCAGTGAAGAAGCCAGGCTGAAGTCCTTTCACAACTGGCCTCCCTATGGCCTATTGACTCCAAAGGAATTAGCTAGTGCAGGACTCTACTATACAGGTGTTGGTGATCAGGTCGCGTGTTTTTGTTGTGGTGGGAAACTGAAAAACTGGGAGCCTGGTGATCGAGCTTGGTCTGAGCACAAGAGGCATTTccccaaatgcttttttgtcCTGGGTCGGGACGTTGGAAATGTTTCAAGTGAATCTATTTGTGCTGAGCTTGGGAGAAGCTGTCTAAACAACGAGCAGCATCCAAGGAATCCATCCATGGTAGAATATGAAAGGAGGATACAAACATTTCTCACTTGGATATACCCTGTTAACAAGGAACATCTTGCTGAAGCAGGGTTCTACAGCACAG GTAATGGCGATCACGTTGTGTGCTTCCACTGCGGTGGAGGATTGCAAgagtggaaggaaaatgaagaccCGTGGGATCAACACGCCAAGTGGTTTCCTGG gTGCAAGTtcttgagagaggaaaagggacTAGAATTTATAAATAATGTTCACTTAAGAGATGGATGTAGGGATTCAACA atggAAGCTGCTGAAGTTACAATACTTCCTAAAG atCTCAGTATTGAAGAGAAGTTAAGACGCTTACAAGAAGAAAAGCTCTGTAAAATCTGTATGGCTAAAGACATATCAGTAGTCCTCATTCCCTGTGGTCACCTGGTTGCTTGTAAGGAATGTGCTGAAGCAGTTAATAAATGTCCTCTGTGTTGTACAAATATtatcaaaagacagaaaattttTATGTATTAA